Genomic window (Streptomyces sp. TG1A-60):
GGCGGGCAGCCCGGCAGATAGATGTCGACCGGGACGATGTGGTCGACGCCCTGGACGATCGCGTAGTTGTTGAACATGCCGCCGGACGACGCGCAGACCCCCATGGAGATCACCCACTTGGGGTTCGGCATCTGGTCATAGACCTGCCGCAGCACCGGCGCCATCTTCTGGCTGACCCGGCCGGCCACGATCATCAGATCCGCCTGACGCGGTGATCCGCGGAACACCTCCATACCGAAGCGCGCCAGGTCGTAGCGCCCCGCGCCCGTGGTCATCATCTCGATGGCGCAGCAGGCGAGGCCGAAGGTGGCAGGGAAGACGGACGCCTTGCGTACCCAGCCCGCGGCCTGCTCGACGGTGGTCAGC
Coding sequences:
- a CDS encoding NADH-quinone oxidoreductase subunit B encodes the protein MGLEEKLPSGFLLTTVEQAAGWVRKASVFPATFGLACCAIEMMTTGAGRYDLARFGMEVFRGSPRQADLMIVAGRVSQKMAPVLRQVYDQMPNPKWVISMGVCASSGGMFNNYAIVQGVDHIVPVDIYLPGCPPRPEMLVDAILKLHQKIQTSKLGVNAEEAAREAEEAALKALPTIEMKGLLR